One Candidatus Poribacteria bacterium DNA segment encodes these proteins:
- a CDS encoding M6 family metalloprotease domain-containing protein gives MPNPMTSSSTSYAGSAGVSLIKSFGKLLYIFLQFIPMQIFQTFIVCVTTIILFSTPSIAAPPNPYLYFHEDSTSGELVPKAPQSRDEFLEALDGCCLAREQGILQSDGIEYVLALKIDFADMPGSREGAAFDAYLYASEGISLKTYYRENSYGQMDIQPGPMGGVVPTGNTWVRAKKPMTYYGEGARIVERYRELVREACEAVDSTVDFSQYDRDNDGIVDHVFLIHAGNNQAASGVTDDIWSILTKGVNGVYDGVRVDTAAVVAEEPDLEHPHLGIYFHEFFHDFGAPDVYGFSFTDARDHKWGLMGAFGPYQGPDGLGIRPSHISGYLKWDFDARPENGRLGWIQPVQITRNQKIDVPSFELMPGSDKLFKIDIQSSARTLRGEATEFFLIENRNKASGATFDTYLPESGLLIWHIDETETYPLGSFDASQQIWLEDPTDPEHLGISQQDGDEFIDLQAITDGAAYSADDGQTAFTPGTLPNSNANDGTVTGISITNIGPEGLTIPILVSFGDTYEPNDTFASAFPIAYGETYESFLFSLTDTRDVYKLEAVHGVTILVTLADIPPNKNYRLSLQAETGEVRAIAENATDIAGLRILYQPNTTEIFYLVVESDGSFSSTDSYRLRVDQLQAEPFALTEMRVYPNPLRSGEDVVTFAYRLSASQVADNVNLEIFIPTGDLVYSETRENVAAQGKFEWRGTTRNGTPLASGIYVYRVSARQADLLVQEIGKLSIVK, from the coding sequence ATGCCCAATCCGATGACATCCAGTTCTACATCTTATGCCGGAAGTGCGGGGGTGAGTTTGATTAAGTCTTTTGGAAAGCTCCTTTACATCTTTCTTCAGTTCATACCTATGCAAATTTTTCAGACCTTTATTGTTTGTGTCACAACCATTATCCTGTTTTCTACACCAAGTATAGCTGCACCACCGAACCCTTATCTCTATTTCCATGAAGATTCCACAAGTGGTGAGTTAGTCCCCAAAGCACCTCAAAGTCGGGACGAATTTCTTGAAGCACTTGATGGGTGTTGTTTGGCACGGGAGCAAGGCATCTTACAATCCGATGGCATAGAATACGTTCTCGCCTTAAAGATAGATTTTGCCGACATGCCCGGAAGTAGAGAGGGCGCAGCATTTGACGCATATCTCTACGCCTCAGAAGGTATTTCCCTTAAGACCTATTATCGAGAGAACTCTTATGGGCAGATGGACATACAGCCCGGGCCTATGGGAGGCGTTGTCCCCACTGGTAATACGTGGGTTCGGGCTAAAAAACCGATGACATATTACGGCGAAGGTGCTAGAATCGTGGAACGCTACCGCGAATTGGTTCGAGAAGCATGCGAGGCGGTGGATTCAACCGTCGATTTCTCGCAATATGATAGAGATAACGATGGAATTGTTGACCATGTTTTCTTAATTCATGCTGGTAATAATCAAGCGGCATCTGGTGTTACTGATGACATCTGGTCTATTCTAACAAAAGGTGTTAACGGGGTTTACGACGGTGTTCGCGTGGATACTGCTGCAGTCGTCGCGGAGGAACCCGATCTTGAGCATCCGCATTTGGGAATCTATTTTCACGAGTTTTTCCACGATTTCGGGGCACCCGATGTTTACGGATTTAGTTTCACGGACGCTCGCGATCACAAATGGGGCTTGATGGGTGCCTTCGGTCCCTATCAAGGTCCAGACGGTTTGGGGATTAGACCCAGTCATATCTCAGGATACCTCAAGTGGGATTTCGATGCCAGACCTGAAAACGGACGCCTCGGCTGGATTCAACCGGTTCAGATAACACGGAATCAGAAAATTGACGTACCCAGTTTTGAACTGATGCCGGGATCTGATAAACTTTTTAAAATTGATATTCAGTCATCAGCGCGGACGCTTCGCGGTGAAGCCACGGAATTCTTTCTCATAGAAAATAGAAACAAAGCCTCAGGCGCAACTTTTGATACCTACCTACCTGAGTCTGGTCTATTAATCTGGCATATTGATGAAACTGAGACCTATCCGCTTGGAAGTTTCGATGCTTCTCAGCAGATATGGCTCGAAGACCCAACTGATCCTGAGCATCTCGGCATCTCTCAGCAAGATGGTGATGAATTTATAGACTTACAAGCCATTACTGACGGGGCTGCTTATTCCGCAGACGATGGTCAGACTGCCTTTACCCCAGGGACTCTCCCGAATAGTAATGCCAATGATGGCACTGTTACCGGTATCTCTATTACGAACATTGGACCGGAAGGGTTAACGATTCCGATCTTAGTTTCGTTCGGTGATACTTACGAACCAAACGATACGTTCGCAAGTGCATTTCCAATCGCTTATGGAGAAACCTACGAATCCTTTCTCTTCAGTCTGACGGATACACGCGATGTATACAAACTCGAAGCCGTCCACGGCGTTACTATTTTGGTGACACTTGCTGACATCCCGCCAAACAAAAATTATCGTTTATCCCTTCAGGCAGAGACAGGCGAGGTGCGTGCTATAGCCGAAAACGCTACCGACATCGCTGGATTGAGAATCCTGTATCAACCGAATACGACAGAAATATTCTATCTTGTTGTAGAATCGGATGGGAGTTTCAGCAGCACCGATTCCTATCGGCTGCGTGTAGACCAACTTCAGGCAGAACCCTTTGCGCTTACAGAGATGCGCGTCTATCCAAATCCACTCCGTTCCGGTGAGGACGTGGTAACCTTTGCTTATCGTTTGTCTGCTTCCCAAGTTGCAGATAACGTCAACCTTGAGATTTTTATTCCGACGGGTGACCTCGTTTATAGTGAAACGCGCGAAAATGTAGCTGCGCAAGGGAAGTTTGAATGGCGCGGCACAACTCGCAACGGCACACCCCTTGCATCAGGCATCTATGTTTACCGTGTTTCTGCTCGGCAAGCGGATCTACTCGTTCAAGAAATTGGAAAGTTAAGCATTGTGAAATGA
- a CDS encoding DEAD/DEAH box helicase, translating into MTTSSPLTLRKIFSPGGLISEHLDGYEFRQEQLQMAHEVARAFIDAEHLIVEAGTGVGKSFAYLIPAISLALKAEQKVVISTNTISLQEQLVTKDIPFLRRILPRDFNVVLAKGRRNYLSRRRLKNLRNYERGLFDTLEEVEEVAEIEEWVNWTVDGSTADLPWQPNSQVWDKVASDRDNCLGRQCETYNTCFYFNVRREMQDADLLIVNHHLLFSDLAIRKESTEALGVLPEYDYLIIDEAHHLEATATNHGSVNFSNTRVKWLLDSLSSVAKLFESKQLTTQVEEAREQANTLFQTIIDALHEVDDQGYGTSLTQRIHESNFVRNSLDTPLTDLERTLKDLQNSASTEDEEQEITAHHSYCQRLRDELDMIIRQDDPNYVYWAEISMRGRTPRVLLNATPANVKQILEDHLFSIKNSVVMTSATLSTNRNFAYFKNRIGINECRELLVHSPFDFKKQVQIHIPRYMPDPNSSEFVPIVTQKIKHYLELTHGKAFVLFTSYKMMDEVYDAVAPDLEEIGITGFKQGRELSRTDMLQAFREDTDSVLFGTSSFWEGVDVRGEALSNVIITRLPFEVPTHPVMEARVKQIKESGGNEFFEFSLPEAILRLKQGFGRLIRTQTDTGIVVILDPRIKTRYYGKQFLDSLPNCEIVEK; encoded by the coding sequence ATGACAACATCAAGCCCCCTTACTCTCAGAAAAATCTTTAGTCCGGGCGGACTCATCTCAGAACACCTGGACGGGTATGAGTTCCGCCAAGAACAATTACAAATGGCACACGAGGTGGCTCGGGCGTTCATAGACGCTGAACACCTAATTGTTGAAGCCGGGACAGGTGTAGGTAAGAGTTTTGCTTATCTGATACCGGCGATCTCTCTTGCGCTTAAAGCGGAGCAGAAAGTCGTTATTTCAACGAATACTATCAGTCTGCAAGAACAGTTGGTCACAAAAGATATTCCATTTTTGCGGCGGATACTCCCCCGCGATTTTAATGTGGTGCTTGCCAAGGGACGGCGTAATTATCTCTCGCGAAGACGACTTAAAAACTTACGCAATTATGAACGGGGTTTGTTTGATACATTGGAAGAAGTCGAAGAAGTTGCAGAAATTGAGGAATGGGTGAATTGGACGGTAGATGGCAGCACAGCAGATCTACCGTGGCAACCAAACTCTCAAGTTTGGGATAAAGTTGCATCCGACAGAGACAACTGCCTCGGGCGGCAGTGTGAGACCTACAATACCTGTTTCTATTTTAATGTTCGAAGAGAGATGCAGGATGCAGACTTACTGATTGTGAATCACCACCTCCTCTTTAGCGATCTCGCGATTCGTAAAGAGAGCACAGAAGCACTGGGTGTCTTACCTGAATACGACTACCTCATTATCGATGAAGCCCACCATTTAGAAGCGACAGCGACTAACCATGGGAGCGTTAATTTTAGTAACACCCGCGTTAAGTGGCTCCTCGACTCGCTTTCCAGTGTGGCAAAACTCTTCGAGTCAAAACAATTGACGACTCAAGTCGAGGAAGCACGTGAGCAAGCCAACACTCTTTTTCAGACAATTATTGATGCCCTTCACGAAGTTGATGATCAAGGTTACGGTACTTCCCTCACACAGCGTATCCATGAAAGCAACTTCGTCAGAAATTCCCTTGACACACCACTCACAGACCTTGAACGGACATTGAAAGATCTTCAGAACAGTGCTTCCACAGAGGATGAGGAACAAGAAATCACGGCGCATCACAGTTACTGTCAACGGCTCCGCGACGAATTAGATATGATAATCCGACAGGACGATCCAAACTATGTCTATTGGGCTGAAATATCGATGCGTGGCCGAACACCACGGGTTCTCTTGAATGCCACCCCCGCGAATGTAAAGCAGATATTAGAGGACCATCTTTTCAGCATAAAAAATAGTGTTGTAATGACGAGTGCTACGCTCTCCACAAACCGCAATTTTGCTTACTTTAAAAATCGAATAGGAATCAATGAATGTCGTGAACTACTTGTGCACTCACCGTTTGATTTCAAAAAGCAGGTTCAGATTCATATCCCGCGGTACATGCCGGATCCAAATAGTAGTGAATTTGTACCGATAGTAACCCAGAAAATCAAACACTATCTGGAACTGACGCACGGTAAAGCATTCGTTCTATTTACAAGTTACAAAATGATGGATGAAGTATACGATGCGGTCGCTCCCGATCTTGAAGAGATTGGGATTACCGGCTTCAAACAAGGCAGGGAACTCTCACGGACCGATATGCTTCAAGCGTTTCGTGAGGATACGGATTCGGTGCTGTTCGGAACATCAAGTTTCTGGGAAGGGGTTGATGTCCGCGGTGAGGCACTCAGTAATGTCATCATTACAAGACTTCCGTTTGAGGTGCCGACGCATCCAGTAATGGAGGCACGCGTGAAACAGATTAAGGAGAGCGGTGGAAACGAATTTTTTGAATTTAGCTTACCGGAAGCGATATTACGCCTAAAACAGGGATTTGGACGACTCATCCGGACGCAAACAGACACAGGGATTGTCGTTATTCTTGATCCACGAATTAAGACGCGGTACTATGGAAAGCAGTTTTTGGACTCGCTGCCAAACTGCGAAATTGTTGAAAAATAA
- a CDS encoding trypsin-like peptidase domain-containing protein, producing the protein MKKNISVYSHLIIFLVSVSVIISSCSSTTQPTNVELLSSIENAFVSIAKQSKPAIVGVSVERWSEGNRFQQEGSGFIFRKDGYILTNYHVVRDAAVIHVQLLDGNPFEAKLTGTDPNTDIAVLKIDAKEELPILQLADSEQVQVGQFAIAIGNPFRLNHTVTTGIVSGKERIILPERGLIRYQDFIQTDAWINTGNSGGPLLNIHGEVIGINALIRRPDDTPATNAVRAGAGFAIPSNLVEKIGTQLIANGRIIRGFLGIRMQPATQGIRVMSVLRDMPAHLGGLQRNDIIVGYNGKKVDDINEFKMWIADSQVGKSSQVTVLREGHERIFTVTIAEMPALQAGRPFENNSVAWRRLGLTVRKLEKGDFERYTYLTEEDRGVIVDRVQVNSPIPQGSLIVKVNGENVRSAQDFDALLQKVGVDLEQVILEIKNSYGTDKVTMTLSD; encoded by the coding sequence ATGAAAAAAAATATCAGTGTCTATTCTCATTTGATAATTTTCCTTGTTAGCGTGAGTGTCATCATCTCTTCTTGTAGTAGCACCACACAGCCTACAAATGTTGAACTCCTCAGTTCAATCGAAAATGCGTTCGTAAGTATTGCCAAACAAAGCAAACCTGCTATTGTCGGTGTGAGTGTCGAACGCTGGAGCGAAGGAAACCGGTTTCAACAAGAAGGTTCCGGATTTATTTTTCGCAAAGACGGTTATATTCTGACGAATTACCATGTCGTGAGGGATGCGGCAGTCATTCACGTCCAATTGCTGGACGGGAACCCATTTGAAGCCAAATTAACGGGGACGGATCCTAACACCGATATTGCTGTTTTAAAAATTGATGCAAAAGAAGAACTTCCAATCCTTCAATTAGCAGATTCTGAGCAGGTGCAAGTTGGTCAGTTCGCTATTGCTATCGGAAACCCATTCCGGCTCAACCATACAGTGACGACCGGTATTGTAAGTGGGAAAGAACGTATTATTCTGCCGGAGCGCGGTCTTATTCGGTACCAAGATTTTATTCAAACAGATGCTTGGATCAATACGGGAAACAGTGGGGGGCCATTACTGAATATCCACGGCGAAGTTATTGGGATCAATGCGTTAATACGACGCCCCGACGATACGCCCGCGACGAACGCCGTTAGAGCAGGTGCGGGCTTTGCTATTCCCAGCAACCTTGTGGAAAAGATTGGAACGCAGTTGATTGCAAACGGAAGAATCATTCGCGGTTTTCTCGGCATTCGCATGCAACCCGCAACACAAGGGATTCGGGTTATGAGCGTTCTAAGAGATATGCCTGCACATCTCGGTGGATTACAGAGAAACGACATTATTGTTGGGTACAATGGGAAGAAAGTTGACGATATCAACGAATTCAAAATGTGGATTGCTGATTCGCAAGTCGGTAAGAGTTCACAGGTTACCGTCCTCCGAGAGGGACATGAGCGGATATTCACCGTAACAATAGCAGAAATGCCTGCCTTACAAGCGGGCAGACCTTTTGAAAACAACTCCGTGGCGTGGCGCCGCCTCGGTCTAACAGTCCGAAAGCTGGAAAAGGGTGATTTCGAGAGATATACTTATTTAACCGAAGAGGATCGCGGTGTTATTGTTGACAGGGTTCAGGTAAATAGCCCAATTCCACAAGGGTCTCTCATCGTTAAGGTCAATGGTGAAAACGTTAGGAGTGCCCAGGATTTTGATGCCCTTCTCCAGAAAGTAGGTGTTGATCTTGAACAGGTTATCCTTGAGATTAAAAATAGTTACGGTACAGATAAGGTAACAATGACCCTCAGCGATTAA
- a CDS encoding M28 family metallopeptidase, whose protein sequence is MSRGDELLTLVQSEQLEARVTALQENIGRSGALRTRSTHHREATDNVVRYITNAFRRSPRIEVTEQVFGGVKNIVAVLPRHPLSSSNRIFIICAHYDTQAVREPNWNPLASTAPGANDNGTGVAAMLEIAHLLSRYEYDHEIRFVALGGEELGFLGSRHYVQEAAAIDQSTGADTDRQRENIVGVFNLDMLGFNWKSDLVEIITNNDSAWIGRALTIANAWYDIGLKIRRTQDEFVDISSHKPFWDSGYNAVTLTESSTPWRDSQNYDANPFYHTSADTADKVNFNLVRKVAQLVLVTMDSLLTDTFHPARQPPQITLRLPPTTQESELEVTGTFHSGFPIDIVIHPSRAEASLNRETQTYTATVPLQPGVNVLQAIARYPLGAVSVSESVILTQAFSWKTVIVFPNPAYSDGLTEFRVEANAAITDLRVVIYDSGGNLIKRIEGVSARLDPRVWRTWWNQQTSYGLAVSPGIYMCHISATSKGETYTYLEKLAILR, encoded by the coding sequence TTGTCCCGCGGTGATGAACTACTCACCCTGGTGCAATCTGAGCAACTTGAAGCGCGGGTGACAGCACTGCAGGAGAACATTGGTCGTTCAGGGGCACTCCGAACACGCAGCACACACCACCGTGAAGCGACGGATAACGTAGTGCGTTACATTACCAATGCGTTTCGCCGCTCACCACGCATAGAGGTCACAGAACAGGTTTTTGGTGGCGTTAAAAATATAGTGGCTGTCCTACCTCGGCATCCACTTTCGTCCAGTAACCGCATCTTTATCATCTGTGCGCATTACGATACGCAGGCGGTGCGCGAGCCGAATTGGAACCCATTAGCCTCTACTGCACCCGGTGCGAACGACAACGGTACAGGCGTTGCAGCGATGTTGGAGATTGCACACCTCTTAAGCCGATATGAATACGATCACGAGATAAGATTCGTCGCGTTAGGCGGTGAGGAACTCGGCTTTCTTGGCAGCCGTCATTATGTTCAAGAGGCAGCTGCTATAGATCAAAGCACTGGAGCAGATACCGACCGTCAACGTGAAAACATTGTCGGTGTTTTTAACTTAGACATGCTGGGTTTCAATTGGAAAAGCGATCTCGTTGAAATTATCACCAATAACGATTCAGCATGGATAGGGCGCGCCCTTACAATCGCAAATGCGTGGTACGACATTGGCTTGAAGATTCGTCGCACCCAAGATGAATTCGTTGATATTTCTTCCCATAAACCTTTCTGGGATAGCGGTTACAATGCGGTTACTTTAACTGAGAGCTCCACACCGTGGCGAGATTCACAGAATTACGATGCCAATCCCTTTTATCATACATCTGCTGATACTGCTGATAAAGTGAACTTCAATTTAGTGAGAAAGGTGGCACAACTCGTGCTTGTTACAATGGATAGCCTTCTCACGGATACGTTTCATCCGGCGCGGCAGCCGCCACAGATAACGCTACGACTGCCACCAACGACCCAAGAGAGTGAATTAGAGGTTACGGGGACATTTCATTCAGGTTTTCCGATTGACATTGTTATCCATCCGAGTCGCGCGGAAGCATCACTTAACCGAGAAACGCAAACCTATACGGCTACAGTGCCACTGCAACCGGGGGTGAACGTTCTTCAAGCCATAGCACGTTATCCACTTGGCGCGGTTTCAGTTTCAGAATCCGTTATTTTAACGCAAGCCTTTTCGTGGAAAACGGTCATTGTGTTTCCGAATCCGGCGTATTCAGACGGTTTAACCGAATTTCGCGTCGAAGCCAACGCGGCTATAACAGACCTGCGGGTGGTGATTTATGATTCAGGTGGCAATCTGATAAAGCGGATTGAAGGGGTTTCTGCCCGGTTAGATCCGCGGGTATGGCGAACGTGGTGGAACCAGCAGACCTCTTACGGATTAGCCGTGTCTCCGGGAATTTATATGTGCCATATCTCGGCTACGTCCAAAGGTGAGACCTATACCTATCTGGAGAAATTGGCGATTCTGAGGTAG
- a CDS encoding 50S ribosome-binding GTPase, translating to MPANLPPTYYKLKHQHEAAKTDEERLSLLEEMLRIIPKHKGSEKVVSDIRHRIAKIKKGPTAAGGKATGKRNYSEHIPKQGAGQVVLLGPPNGGKSQMLANWTNAKTEVSPTPYTTTMPTVGMLPYENIQFQIIDTPSITPDFVLPTVLTLTRNADLPLPVISLASDNLLDDLDVVVALLDEADREIPENGTLIVANQLDASGAEERLDILKEFYGDVYRICPISAETDEGKDALFQEIYTELNILRVYPKAPGKPIEHDEPIVLPTGATVLDAARNLHKDFAEFKFARIWGPEWHDGQSVSRNDVVYDGDVVEFHL from the coding sequence ATGCCAGCGAATCTACCCCCAACCTACTATAAACTCAAACACCAGCATGAAGCCGCCAAAACAGATGAAGAGCGACTCAGTTTGTTAGAGGAGATGTTGCGCATCATCCCTAAACACAAAGGCTCCGAAAAGGTTGTTTCTGACATACGCCACCGTATCGCGAAAATCAAAAAAGGACCAACCGCAGCAGGTGGCAAAGCAACTGGTAAGAGAAACTACAGTGAGCATATTCCTAAGCAAGGCGCGGGACAGGTCGTTCTCCTTGGACCTCCAAATGGTGGTAAATCGCAAATGCTCGCGAACTGGACAAACGCTAAAACAGAAGTTTCGCCGACACCCTACACAACGACAATGCCGACGGTCGGAATGCTGCCCTATGAAAACATACAATTCCAGATCATTGATACCCCTTCGATTACGCCAGATTTTGTCTTGCCAACAGTATTGACGCTCACCCGTAATGCCGATCTCCCTTTGCCTGTTATCAGTCTTGCAAGCGACAATCTCTTAGACGATCTTGATGTCGTGGTAGCACTCCTTGATGAGGCAGACCGTGAGATACCAGAGAACGGAACCCTTATTGTTGCTAATCAACTTGACGCTTCTGGCGCGGAGGAGAGGCTTGATATTCTCAAAGAATTTTATGGAGACGTATATCGGATTTGTCCGATTTCTGCTGAAACTGACGAAGGCAAAGATGCCTTATTTCAAGAAATCTATACGGAATTAAACATCTTACGCGTCTATCCGAAGGCACCCGGGAAACCGATAGAACACGATGAACCCATTGTTCTCCCTACAGGGGCAACTGTCCTTGATGCCGCGCGCAATTTACACAAAGATTTTGCTGAATTTAAGTTCGCACGGATATGGGGACCCGAATGGCACGATGGACAATCTGTCAGTCGCAATGATGTCGTTTACGATGGAGATGTCGTCGAATTTCATTTGTAG
- a CDS encoding VWA domain-containing protein: protein MRKRSRTPLYLIYSLCIHFLLLLVIWWTVPEQVPTLPFHGKIEALITHIERPPLPPKPPVVEPAVLVVVEEETKPPPPPKPKAGLNASWQTVNRDAADLPKPETRKQEGLTRSQESAGNDLLQSNPVVGNPIAVNASNHTVVVTPTSETEYVAPQGETKPIALGTNDTLNSNSPTINAPKIHYGSRRGDALQATAMSNSWGGGSSASGSVGGVFVQMMKDVARTLADATTMQKVDVIFVLDETESMRDNIRGIRAYVDFLFDAFAREGRDATFGLVTFTDNVRRIGHTDDLGAFKNWLFHIGVDGGGDIAEAGLDAIMTVVQEMEFRKGAQRFIVLASDAAFHDADYDGRSAYSLDQVIEALQNERIRVDVIGLDYLPIRQIGLATGGTWRAIPGRGYLEYIPPLTLTVKLFSKLGTLKLESERIDDKITVYINNPPRPKQLALTWKVLNPLGEKVYGPITEEKIIPNDGSTEVELTPNINTELFQRMPGVYTFIYRLENEHGHQSILRRTLTF, encoded by the coding sequence ATGAGAAAACGAAGCAGAACACCCCTATATCTAATATATTCGCTCTGTATCCACTTTCTACTCCTGCTGGTAATATGGTGGACGGTTCCTGAGCAAGTCCCAACCCTGCCATTCCATGGAAAGATAGAGGCTTTGATAACTCACATTGAACGACCGCCTCTGCCACCCAAACCGCCTGTTGTTGAACCTGCTGTCCTTGTTGTGGTGGAAGAAGAAACCAAACCGCCACCGCCACCGAAACCTAAAGCCGGTTTAAATGCATCTTGGCAAACTGTAAATCGAGACGCAGCAGACCTTCCGAAACCCGAAACACGTAAACAAGAGGGATTAACCCGATCGCAGGAATCCGCCGGGAACGATTTGTTGCAGTCCAATCCGGTAGTTGGGAACCCTATAGCAGTGAATGCTTCCAATCACACGGTAGTTGTGACACCTACATCAGAAACGGAGTATGTCGCACCACAAGGCGAAACAAAACCTATTGCTTTAGGCACGAATGACACCTTAAACAGCAATTCGCCAACGATCAATGCCCCGAAGATTCACTATGGGAGTCGTCGTGGGGACGCACTCCAAGCCACAGCCATGAGCAATTCTTGGGGTGGTGGCAGCTCCGCTAGTGGCAGTGTTGGTGGTGTTTTTGTTCAGATGATGAAGGATGTTGCCCGAACACTCGCTGACGCAACCACAATGCAGAAAGTTGATGTCATTTTTGTTCTTGATGAAACCGAGAGCATGCGCGACAATATCCGAGGTATCCGTGCTTATGTCGATTTTCTTTTTGACGCATTTGCGCGTGAAGGTCGTGATGCGACTTTCGGATTGGTGACATTCACGGATAACGTAAGAAGAATTGGACACACCGACGATCTCGGCGCCTTCAAAAATTGGCTCTTCCACATTGGCGTTGATGGCGGCGGAGACATTGCTGAGGCAGGTCTGGATGCGATTATGACCGTAGTGCAGGAGATGGAATTCCGAAAAGGGGCACAACGCTTCATTGTGCTGGCGAGCGATGCTGCTTTCCATGATGCCGATTATGACGGTAGGTCGGCATATAGTTTGGATCAAGTCATTGAGGCATTACAAAATGAGCGGATTCGGGTTGATGTTATTGGACTTGATTATCTGCCAATCCGACAGATTGGATTGGCAACAGGCGGAACGTGGCGTGCCATCCCAGGTCGCGGGTACCTTGAGTATATTCCGCCGCTAACCTTAACTGTTAAATTGTTCTCCAAGTTAGGGACACTTAAACTTGAAAGCGAGCGGATTGACGATAAGATTACGGTCTACATCAACAACCCACCGCGTCCGAAACAACTTGCTTTAACGTGGAAGGTACTCAATCCTCTCGGAGAAAAGGTTTACGGACCCATCACAGAAGAGAAAATTATACCAAATGACGGCTCAACCGAGGTGGAATTGACGCCTAATATTAACACCGAACTATTTCAGAGAATGCCGGGGGTTTATACCTTCATCTATCGTCTCGAAAATGAACACGGGCATCAAAGCATCTTGCGGCGTACATTGACATTCTAA